The Bacteroidia bacterium sequence AAACAGCCGTCTGATCAACATGCCCCTGAACTAAATGACCATCTAATAATTTATCAACTGTCATACTTCTTTCGAGGTTAACTTTACTACCAACCTGAAGTAATCCTAAATTAGTTTTATCAAGTGTTTCCTGAATTGCAGTAACAGTATATGTTGAATCAGTTGTTTTAACAACTGTCAGACATACTCCGCTATGCGCAATACTCTGATCGATTTTCAAATCTTTAGTAAACGAACATTGCATGGTAATATGAAGGTTACCACCATCTTTTTCTAATGCAACCACTTGAGCTGCTTCTTCTACTATTCCTGAAAACATATATATTTTTTTTGGTAAAATTAGTAAAAAACATAAGAATCAAACTTGATTTTAGCTTTTAAAAAGTTGATATTAATTAAAAACATATAAATAAATTATAATAGAAGCCTACAATAGTATATTTTTGTAAAAAAAATTAAAGCATATAATTTTAATTTACAAATCAAGAGCTTTTTAAATGGACACATCATATTTTGAAAATCTCTTAAAAGAATTCCACAGACCTTTACACGATCCTGTATTAGTGTTTTCAGTTATTCTGATGATTATATTGTTTTCACCAATTGTTTTAAGAAAACTAAGAATTCCCAGTATTATCGGACTGATTATCTCTGGATTAGCCTTAGGTCCTCATGGAATAAATTTACTTGAAAAAAACTCTGCTGTTGATCTTTTTTCCACTATAGGTCTGCTTTATATTATGTTTATTGCAGGATTGGAACTTGACATGAACGAGTTCAGAAAAAACAAACATAAAAGCATCATTTTCGGATTCTTATCTTTTACAGTTCCATTTGTATTTGGCTTTCTTATATCTAAACATTTATTTAATTATGAATGGAATACATGTTTACTAATAGCAACATTGTTTTCTACACATACTATGGTTGCATATCCTATTATCAGCAAATACGGATTGGCTAAAAATGAAGCTGTTGCCATAACTGTTGGCGGAACTATTTTAACAGATACTGCTGTTCTTATAATACTTGCAAT is a genomic window containing:
- a CDS encoding riboflavin synthase translates to MFSGIVEEAAQVVALEKDGGNLHITMQCSFTKDLKIDQSIAHSGVCLTVVKTTDSTYTVTAIQETLDKTNLGLLQVGSKVNLERSMTVDKLLDGHLVQGHVDQTAVCTEVKEADGSWYFTFKYDQTKGNITVEKGSISVNGVSLTVVNSREDKFSVAIIPFTYDITNFHQIKEGTVVNLEFDIIGKYIQKIMMAQLENWKKQV